In one Bosea sp. RAC05 genomic region, the following are encoded:
- a CDS encoding SCO family protein, which yields MIAGGVSHAHDPLSRSSGDKVEAGGATAARDPLANRFGGPFSLLDHTGRRVSDADFRGRYMLIYFGFSRCTDTCPSDLLTIATALNSLGAEAEPIVPILITVDPANDTPAVLAPYVDAFHARLLGLTGTEAEIAAVAKAYRVHRRKVARSAVDYSVDHGSLTYLMGRNGQFLTLLPHKTAPEALAAILRKYLAATPVGN from the coding sequence ATGATCGCAGGCGGCGTGTCGCATGCGCACGACCCGCTTTCCAGGAGCTCCGGCGACAAAGTCGAAGCCGGCGGCGCGACGGCCGCCCGCGATCCGCTGGCGAACCGGTTCGGCGGACCGTTCAGCCTGCTCGACCACACCGGTCGCCGCGTCAGCGATGCGGATTTTCGCGGCAGGTACATGCTGATCTATTTCGGCTTCAGCCGTTGCACGGACACCTGTCCCTCCGATCTGCTGACCATCGCGACGGCGCTGAACTCATTGGGCGCCGAGGCCGAGCCGATCGTTCCCATCCTGATCACGGTCGATCCCGCCAACGATACGCCGGCCGTGCTCGCGCCCTATGTCGATGCCTTCCATGCGCGCCTGCTCGGGCTGACCGGGACGGAGGCGGAGATCGCCGCCGTCGCGAAGGCCTACCGGGTGCATCGGCGCAAGGTCGCGAGGTCTGCGGTCGACTACTCTGTCGATCACGGCTCGTTGACCTATCTCATGGGCAGGAACGGGCAGTTCCTTACGCTTTTGCCGCACAAGACCGCGCCCGAGGCTCTCGCGGCGATTCTGCGCAAGTATCTGGCGGCGACGCCCGTCGGCAACTGA
- a CDS encoding copper chaperone PCu(A)C, whose protein sequence is MKRFALGAAGVVLSLATYPTLPAAAHDYAVGPLKIGHPWARATPPAAKVGGGYLSVENTGSEPDRLVGGSTEAAARLEIHETSLTDGIMRMRERTDGVAIPPGAKVELKPSALHLMLVDLKAPLKQGDKVKATLVFERAGSVTVDLQVQGVGAPQPAASEHSGH, encoded by the coding sequence ATGAAGCGATTCGCATTGGGCGCCGCTGGCGTCGTTCTGTCTCTTGCCACCTATCCAACCCTCCCCGCCGCAGCACACGATTACGCCGTTGGGCCACTGAAGATCGGGCATCCCTGGGCCAGGGCGACGCCGCCGGCCGCGAAGGTCGGCGGCGGCTATCTCAGCGTCGAGAACACCGGTTCTGAACCCGACCGTCTGGTCGGCGGCTCGACCGAGGCGGCAGCCCGCCTCGAAATCCATGAAACCAGTCTGACCGACGGCATCATGCGGATGCGCGAGAGGACCGACGGCGTCGCCATTCCGCCGGGTGCCAAGGTCGAGCTCAAGCCAAGCGCATTGCACCTGATGCTCGTCGATCTCAAGGCCCCACTGAAGCAGGGCGACAAGGTCAAGGCGACGCTGGTCTTCGAGCGCGCGGGCTCTGTCACCGTCGACCTGCAGGTCCAAGGCGTCGGCGCGCCGCAGCCGGCCGCGTCCGAGCATTCCGGGCACTGA
- a CDS encoding Nramp family divalent metal transporter, with protein MLDKVETAETGWLKSRGEPSLLDVFRTISVSPGATPWRKFLAFFGPGYLVAVGYMDPGNWATSLAGGAQFGYTLLFVALVSNIMAIILQALCARLAVATGRDLAQACRDAYPRAVSYPLWLLAELAICATDLAEVIGTAIALNLLFGMPLEIGVVVTALDVFVILWLQNKGFRWIEAFIITLLGVIAICFGVQIALADPDWGQVVRGFAPTTQIVTNPQMLYLALGIIGATVMPHNLYLHSGIVQTRAFGESLPEKRDALKWATVDSTVALMFALLVNASILILAAATFHKTGQTDVAELGRAHELLAPLLGLSIAPTLFAIALLCCGLNSTVTATMAGQIVMEGFLDIKLPAWVRRLVTRLVAIIPAILVTWIYGASETGKLLILSQVILGLQLPFAIVPLVMFTASRSKMGEMVAPKWLTITAGLIAAIIIALNMKLLFDLATG; from the coding sequence ATGCTGGACAAGGTTGAGACCGCCGAAACCGGCTGGCTCAAGTCGCGTGGCGAGCCGTCGCTGCTGGACGTCTTCAGGACGATCTCGGTCAGCCCCGGCGCCACGCCATGGCGCAAGTTCCTCGCCTTCTTCGGCCCGGGTTACCTCGTCGCGGTCGGCTACATGGATCCCGGCAACTGGGCGACCTCGCTCGCGGGCGGCGCCCAGTTCGGATACACGTTGCTCTTCGTCGCGCTGGTCTCAAACATTATGGCGATCATCCTGCAGGCGCTTTGCGCCAGGCTGGCCGTCGCCACCGGCCGGGACCTCGCGCAGGCCTGCCGCGACGCCTATCCGCGTGCGGTTTCCTATCCGCTCTGGCTGTTGGCGGAACTCGCGATCTGCGCGACAGACCTCGCCGAAGTGATCGGCACGGCGATCGCGCTCAACCTGCTCTTCGGCATGCCGCTCGAGATCGGTGTCGTCGTCACCGCGCTCGACGTGTTCGTGATTCTCTGGCTCCAGAACAAGGGCTTCCGCTGGATCGAGGCGTTCATCATCACGTTGCTGGGCGTGATCGCGATCTGCTTCGGCGTCCAGATCGCCCTGGCCGATCCCGACTGGGGTCAGGTCGTTCGCGGCTTCGCCCCGACGACGCAGATCGTCACCAATCCGCAGATGCTCTATCTCGCGCTCGGCATCATCGGCGCGACCGTGATGCCTCATAACCTCTATCTGCACTCCGGCATCGTGCAGACGCGCGCCTTCGGAGAGAGCCTGCCCGAGAAGCGCGATGCGCTGAAATGGGCGACGGTCGATTCTACCGTGGCGCTTATGTTCGCGCTGCTGGTCAACGCCTCGATCCTGATCCTGGCGGCGGCGACCTTCCACAAGACGGGCCAGACCGACGTCGCCGAACTCGGCCGCGCCCACGAGCTGCTGGCCCCGCTGCTCGGGCTCTCGATCGCGCCGACCCTGTTCGCCATCGCGCTGCTCTGCTGTGGCCTGAACTCGACCGTGACCGCGACCATGGCCGGCCAGATCGTGATGGAGGGCTTCCTCGACATCAAGCTGCCGGCCTGGGTGCGGCGGCTCGTCACCCGGCTCGTCGCCATCATCCCGGCGATCCTGGTGACCTGGATCTACGGCGCCAGCGAGACTGGTAAGCTGCTGATCTTGAGCCAGGTCATCCTCGGCCTGCAACTGCCCTTCGCAATCGTGCCGCTGGTGATGTTCACGGCGTCTAGGAGCAAGATGGGCGAGATGGTCGCGCCGAAATGGCTGACGATCACCGCCGGGCTCATCGCCGCGATCATCATCGCCCTGAACATGAAGCTGCTGTTCGACCTCGCGACGGGCTGA
- a CDS encoding Fur family transcriptional regulator — translation MSDAADALIEHCREAGQRITGPRRIIANIVAKSDDHPDVPEIYRRVTAIDPGISLSTVYRTVKIFAATGLVERHSFAGGRVRIEPAPEVHHDHLIDIASGAVIEFRSDEIERLQAQVARELGFELTGHRLVLYGRPLGRTPRRARKP, via the coding sequence ATGTCCGACGCAGCCGATGCACTGATCGAGCACTGCCGCGAGGCGGGGCAGCGCATCACCGGGCCGCGCCGCATCATCGCCAACATCGTCGCGAAATCCGACGACCACCCCGATGTCCCTGAGATCTATCGGCGGGTCACCGCCATCGACCCCGGAATCTCATTGTCCACCGTCTATAGGACAGTGAAGATTTTCGCCGCCACCGGCCTCGTCGAGCGTCACAGCTTCGCGGGCGGACGGGTCCGGATCGAACCTGCCCCGGAAGTCCATCACGATCATCTGATCGACATCGCGAGCGGCGCAGTCATCGAATTCAGGTCAGACGAGATCGAGCGCCTCCAGGCGCAGGTCGCTAGGGAGCTTGGCTTCGAGCTGACCGGGCATCGGCTCGTGCTGTATGGCCGCCCTCTTGGTAGGACGCCACGACGCGCGCGGAAGCCATAG
- a CDS encoding TlpA family protein disulfide reductase: MSSRSSSTALPALAFETGDGRPLSLSDFQGRFVLLNVWATWCPPCRKEMPSLDRLQAKIGGDDFEVVALSIDREAELVKPFFASVGVAHLVVYLDRTGSVMPTLRIAGLPTTVLIDPRGVEVARWAGAKEWDEPAVIDELRTLMRTSRS, from the coding sequence ATGTCGAGCCGGTCCTCGTCGACCGCGCTACCCGCCCTCGCCTTCGAAACCGGCGACGGGCGTCCGCTTTCCCTCTCAGACTTCCAGGGACGCTTCGTTCTGCTCAACGTGTGGGCGACCTGGTGTCCACCCTGCCGAAAGGAAATGCCGTCGCTCGATCGCCTCCAAGCGAAAATCGGCGGTGACGATTTCGAGGTCGTCGCCCTGTCGATAGACCGCGAGGCAGAGCTGGTGAAACCGTTCTTCGCATCCGTTGGCGTCGCGCATCTGGTGGTCTATCTGGACCGTACCGGCAGCGTCATGCCGACGCTCCGGATCGCAGGGCTGCCGACCACGGTCCTGATCGACCCTCGCGGAGTGGAGGTCGCCCGTTGGGCGGGCGCCAAGGAATGGGACGAGCCGGCGGTGATCGACGAGCTGAGGACGCTGATGCGGACATCCAGATCGTAG
- a CDS encoding DsbA family protein, giving the protein MIARRSLLRLSAGLIATRLAGRPATAQTSLAAKLLEPGPLPDKVFGAANAPVTVVEYASLTCHHCMNFHINTWPAFKAKYVDTGKVRFIAREFPLDPLSAAGFMLARCDDEAKWYPIVDMLYKTQEGWAHAQKPLDALTQTMKQAGFSEEKVNACLQREDLFQAVRQIQERANKEFGVNSTPTFFVNGEKRTGALTIDEFDKILTPLLAGR; this is encoded by the coding sequence ATGATCGCGCGTCGCTCGCTGCTTCGGCTGTCGGCCGGGCTTATCGCTACCAGGCTCGCCGGTCGACCGGCGACTGCACAGACTTCTCTTGCCGCCAAGCTCCTTGAGCCAGGTCCCTTGCCGGACAAGGTCTTCGGCGCCGCCAATGCGCCGGTCACGGTGGTCGAGTACGCCTCGCTCACCTGCCATCACTGCATGAACTTCCACATCAACACCTGGCCGGCGTTCAAGGCCAAGTATGTCGATACCGGCAAGGTCCGCTTCATCGCGCGCGAATTCCCGCTCGATCCGCTTTCGGCGGCGGGTTTCATGCTGGCTCGATGCGACGATGAGGCGAAATGGTATCCGATCGTCGACATGCTCTACAAGACGCAGGAGGGCTGGGCTCATGCCCAAAAGCCGCTCGATGCTCTGACACAAACCATGAAGCAGGCCGGGTTCAGCGAGGAGAAGGTGAATGCCTGTCTCCAACGCGAGGATTTGTTCCAGGCGGTTCGTCAGATCCAGGAACGCGCCAACAAGGAGTTCGGCGTGAACTCGACACCGACCTTCTTTGTGAATGGCGAGAAGAGAACGGGCGCTCTGACCATCGACGAGTTCGACAAGATCCTGACGCCATTGCTGGCAGGGCGCTGA
- a CDS encoding transglutaminase-like cysteine peptidase, whose amino-acid sequence MILGIAISTLVKPVLAAGATDLTHLHAGQPSRTPIGWQQFCVDNPNDCRTPRSTATVMRLDDKSWNELLRVNLMFNKAIEPVTDEDQFGVVENWNYARTGKGDCEDYVLEKRRELVKRGWPLSALLITVVIDKEGGGHAVLTVVTDRGEFVLDNQTDKVLPWSKSGLTFIRRQSPENQNVWQDLGRFLGRPDVVTAAIKASR is encoded by the coding sequence ATGATCCTCGGCATCGCGATTTCGACATTGGTCAAACCCGTTCTCGCGGCGGGCGCCACTGACCTCACACATCTTCACGCCGGCCAGCCCTCGCGCACGCCGATCGGATGGCAACAGTTCTGCGTCGACAATCCCAACGACTGCCGGACGCCGCGCTCGACCGCGACCGTGATGCGCCTCGACGACAAATCCTGGAATGAGCTCCTGCGCGTCAACCTGATGTTTAACAAGGCTATCGAGCCCGTCACGGACGAGGATCAGTTCGGAGTGGTCGAGAACTGGAACTACGCCAGGACGGGCAAGGGTGACTGCGAGGACTATGTCCTCGAAAAGCGCCGTGAACTGGTCAAGCGCGGCTGGCCCCTCTCGGCGCTGCTGATCACCGTGGTGATCGACAAGGAGGGCGGTGGCCACGCCGTGCTCACCGTCGTCACCGACCGCGGCGAGTTTGTCCTCGACAACCAGACCGACAAGGTCCTGCCCTGGTCGAAATCCGGCTTGACCTTCATTCGGCGACAGTCGCCGGAAAACCAGAACGTCTGGCAAGATCTCGGGCGCTTCCTGGGCCGTCCGGATGTCGTCACCGCAGCGATCAAGGCGTCGCGTTAA
- a CDS encoding TlpA family protein disulfide reductase yields MIGPVLRSRRLALSLVAVATLAAAVAYVVVADRTARPRSTDALTFQRLDGSAAGLASFRGQAVLLTVWATWCWSCREEMPALARLHRSLEGRPPAVLALSVDRDGAEVVEPLLAQLNVKDLPVYLDPTGASVGRLSISGLPTTILFGPDGSERGRWFGVRAWDEKPMIDEITALLAGAPQKSTR; encoded by the coding sequence GTGATCGGACCAGTGCTCAGATCCAGACGGCTCGCGCTGTCGCTCGTCGCTGTGGCGACGCTGGCGGCAGCCGTCGCCTATGTTGTCGTCGCCGATAGGACGGCGCGACCACGGAGCACAGATGCGCTCACGTTCCAGCGGCTCGACGGCAGCGCAGCCGGCCTCGCGAGCTTTCGTGGCCAGGCCGTTCTTCTGACCGTCTGGGCGACATGGTGCTGGTCCTGTCGTGAGGAGATGCCGGCGTTGGCGAGGCTTCACCGTAGCCTGGAAGGACGTCCCCCCGCCGTGCTCGCGCTCTCCGTCGATCGCGACGGCGCAGAAGTCGTCGAGCCGCTCCTGGCGCAGCTTAACGTCAAGGACCTGCCGGTCTACCTCGATCCGACTGGCGCGTCGGTGGGCCGGCTGTCGATCTCCGGGCTGCCCACCACGATACTGTTCGGCCCCGACGGTTCCGAGCGGGGTCGCTGGTTCGGCGTGCGAGCCTGGGACGAGAAGCCGATGATCGACGAGATCACGGCCCTTCTCGCCGGCGCCCCGCAAAAGAGTACACGCTGA
- a CDS encoding DUF6875 domain-containing protein yields MSTLTVARARCGQSGSDALSTLIGWVEGYLMEAHPDLGRTGAVCPFTRQAARLDSVRLGICEASPDNEDSVFTLIRTSFQALEAIPAKPAMAHFRTIIIGFPACGGERGIAMLRRIQDRHKVYSLTRNRMIGLMHAGSEAPGLWNPDFRPLRAPMPVLAIRHMVEQDAPFAVRHPLLLLPYLVRFPFAGLKRIVAHYSGRG; encoded by the coding sequence ATGTCGACGCTAACCGTGGCCCGGGCGCGCTGCGGCCAGTCCGGTTCCGACGCGCTGTCGACCCTGATCGGCTGGGTCGAGGGCTATCTGATGGAGGCCCATCCCGATCTTGGCCGCACAGGCGCCGTTTGCCCCTTCACCCGCCAGGCGGCAAGGCTCGACAGTGTCCGGCTCGGTATCTGCGAGGCCAGCCCCGATAACGAGGATAGCGTGTTCACGCTGATCCGCACGAGTTTCCAAGCGCTGGAGGCGATCCCCGCAAAGCCGGCCATGGCGCATTTCCGCACGATCATCATCGGCTTTCCAGCCTGTGGCGGCGAGCGTGGCATCGCCATGCTGAGGCGCATCCAGGACCGCCACAAAGTCTATTCGCTGACACGCAATCGGATGATCGGGCTGATGCATGCTGGATCCGAGGCACCCGGCCTATGGAATCCCGATTTTAGGCCGTTGCGCGCGCCGATGCCTGTCCTCGCCATCCGTCACATGGTCGAGCAGGATGCGCCTTTCGCCGTCCGACATCCTCTGCTTCTGCTGCCCTATCTGGTGCGGTTCCCATTCGCCGGTCTGAAGCGCATCGTCGCCCATTATAGCGGCCGTGGCTGA
- a CDS encoding disulfide bond formation protein B, producing MTNNATAASGHDRWLYLFVAWIIAVAASLAALFIGEVVGQAPCSLCWHQRAFMFPLAVLLAVASFRGDTGIWRYGLPLAAIGIAIAAFHSLLYAGLIPEGIQPCSQGPSCASADMTILGMLPLPYLSLAAFAAIAIALIGSRTKAAS from the coding sequence ATGACCAACAATGCTACCGCCGCCAGCGGACACGACCGCTGGCTCTATCTCTTCGTCGCCTGGATCATCGCAGTCGCAGCGAGCCTGGCCGCGCTCTTCATCGGCGAGGTCGTCGGCCAGGCTCCCTGCAGCCTGTGCTGGCATCAGCGCGCCTTCATGTTCCCGCTCGCGGTCTTGCTCGCCGTGGCCAGCTTCCGGGGCGACACAGGAATATGGCGCTATGGCCTTCCCCTGGCCGCCATCGGCATTGCGATCGCGGCGTTCCACAGCCTCCTCTACGCCGGCCTGATCCCCGAAGGCATTCAGCCCTGCTCGCAGGGACCCTCCTGTGCCAGCGCCGATATGACGATCCTGGGCATGCTGCCCTTGCCTTACCTGTCTCTCGCAGCCTTCGCCGCGATCGCCATCGCGCTCATCGGTTCCAGAACAAAGGCCGCGTCATGA
- a CDS encoding cytochrome c biogenesis CcdA family protein has protein sequence MDIAGIGIWAALAAGAVSFLSPCVLPLVPGYVSYIAGGAAAAGDQPAPASSRLNALVMSAWFVLGFSTVFTLLGAGASAISHLLLAYRYEAGILGGAIILVFGVFTTGLVRFPWLERELRLQAPIAGGRPGGAYLLGLAFAFGWTPCIGPVLGAILTVSATSTSASSGVALLSVYSLGLAIPFLLTALFADGMTARLRRLRGVGRILQIVAGGIMIVMGLAMMSGQLSTMAFWLLETFPFLAKIG, from the coding sequence ATGGACATCGCCGGCATCGGCATCTGGGCGGCGCTCGCGGCCGGCGCGGTCTCGTTCCTGTCGCCTTGCGTCCTGCCGCTCGTCCCCGGCTACGTCTCCTACATCGCAGGGGGCGCGGCTGCGGCCGGCGACCAGCCCGCGCCCGCCTCGTCGCGGCTTAACGCCCTCGTAATGAGCGCCTGGTTCGTGCTCGGCTTCTCGACGGTCTTCACCCTGCTCGGCGCGGGCGCGAGCGCGATCAGCCACCTCCTTCTCGCCTATCGCTACGAAGCCGGCATTCTCGGCGGCGCGATCATCCTCGTCTTCGGCGTCTTCACCACGGGGCTGGTGCGCTTTCCCTGGCTTGAGCGCGAGCTTCGTCTGCAGGCGCCGATCGCCGGCGGGCGGCCGGGGGGAGCCTATCTCCTCGGCCTCGCATTCGCCTTCGGGTGGACGCCCTGCATCGGGCCGGTTCTCGGCGCGATCCTGACCGTCAGCGCGACGTCGACCTCGGCTTCGAGCGGCGTCGCGCTGCTGAGCGTCTATTCACTCGGGCTCGCGATCCCCTTCCTCCTGACGGCGCTGTTCGCCGACGGCATGACGGCGAGGCTGCGCCGACTGCGCGGCGTCGGTCGCATCCTGCAGATCGTGGCGGGCGGCATCATGATCGTCATGGGCCTCGCCATGATGTCGGGCCAGCTATCGACCATGGCGTTCTGGCTTCTCGAAACCTTCCCCTTCCTCGCGAAAATCGGATGA
- a CDS encoding SCO family protein yields the protein MLMLKWIRYGAWAGVVLVAFVGAAILLGWWQVDGPGRSTGDRTAVQGLPAIGGAFTLVDHTGKTVTDADYRGKPMAVFFGFTHCPEVCPTTLFEITTRLKKLGPDADKLQVLFITVDPERDTPQQLALYLQSFDPRIVGLSGTREQVDATVAAYKAYAKRIPTDGGYTMDHTASTYLMDAQGRFRTMVDYHEEEAPALAKMRLVLK from the coding sequence ATGCTCATGCTCAAATGGATCCGCTACGGCGCCTGGGCCGGCGTCGTCCTCGTCGCCTTCGTCGGCGCCGCCATCCTCCTGGGATGGTGGCAGGTCGATGGTCCCGGCCGCTCGACTGGTGACCGCACGGCCGTGCAAGGGCTGCCGGCGATCGGCGGGGCCTTCACGCTCGTCGATCACACGGGGAAGACCGTCACCGACGCCGACTACCGGGGCAAACCGATGGCCGTCTTCTTCGGCTTCACGCACTGCCCCGAGGTCTGCCCGACGACGCTCTTCGAGATCACCACCCGCCTGAAGAAGCTCGGTCCAGATGCCGACAAGCTCCAGGTCCTGTTCATCACCGTCGATCCCGAGCGCGACACGCCCCAGCAGCTCGCGCTCTATCTCCAGTCGTTCGATCCGCGCATCGTCGGGCTGTCGGGCACGCGGGAGCAGGTCGACGCCACCGTGGCGGCCTACAAGGCCTATGCCAAGCGCATCCCCACCGATGGCGGCTACACCATGGACCACACCGCATCGACCTACCTGATGGATGCCCAAGGCCGGTTCAGGACGATGGTAGACTACCACGAGGAGGAGGCGCCGGCGCTCGCCAAGATGCGCCTCGTGCTCAAATGA
- a CDS encoding L,D-transpeptidase family protein has protein sequence MLSFARLSTLRLVLALLLGTLALSGCVTGEGDDRHLQPLPARLVSEMSSKGMSQSDPILVRIFKKESELEVWKRDRSGQYALLKTYPMCRWSGQLGPKKREGDRQAPEGFYTVTADLMNPRSQFYLSFNLGYPNPLEKSQGATGSALMVHGACTSAGCFAMTDEGVTEIYGLAREAFAGGQRSFQVQALPFRMTPENMARHRNSTHFAFWRNLKEGSDHFEATKQPPRLASCGRRYVFNAKDGSGPFAPAEACPPYEIDPNVQPLVSQRQSRDEARFAELVGGGAPAMSYAHLDGGMHQSFRAMLKNLGPERMQPMVAGKVEISRPDAALADPFGGDDAPGRTETTGSLASR, from the coding sequence ATGCTCTCGTTCGCCCGCCTCTCGACGCTCCGCCTCGTCCTCGCGCTCTTGCTCGGTACGCTCGCCCTGTCCGGCTGCGTCACCGGCGAAGGCGACGATCGTCATCTCCAGCCGCTTCCGGCGCGGCTGGTCTCGGAGATGTCCAGCAAGGGCATGAGCCAGAGCGACCCCATCCTTGTGCGCATCTTCAAGAAGGAGAGCGAGCTCGAGGTCTGGAAGCGCGACCGCAGCGGCCAGTACGCCCTGCTCAAGACCTATCCGATGTGCCGCTGGTCGGGTCAGCTCGGCCCGAAGAAGCGCGAAGGCGACCGACAGGCGCCGGAAGGATTCTACACGGTCACGGCCGACCTGATGAACCCGCGCTCGCAGTTCTACCTGTCCTTCAACCTCGGTTATCCAAACCCGCTGGAGAAGTCGCAGGGCGCTACCGGTTCGGCGCTCATGGTCCATGGCGCCTGCACCTCGGCCGGCTGCTTCGCCATGACCGACGAAGGCGTCACCGAGATCTACGGGCTAGCGCGCGAGGCCTTCGCCGGCGGGCAGCGCAGCTTCCAGGTCCAGGCCCTGCCATTCCGGATGACGCCGGAGAACATGGCGCGCCACCGCAACAGCACACACTTCGCCTTCTGGCGGAACCTCAAGGAAGGCTCGGACCATTTTGAGGCGACGAAGCAGCCGCCTAGGCTCGCCTCCTGCGGTCGCCGCTACGTCTTCAACGCCAAGGACGGATCGGGACCGTTCGCACCGGCCGAGGCGTGCCCGCCCTATGAGATTGACCCAAACGTCCAGCCGCTCGTGTCGCAGCGCCAGTCGCGCGACGAGGCCCGGTTCGCCGAACTGGTCGGCGGTGGCGCGCCGGCAATGAGCTACGCCCATCTCGACGGCGGCATGCACCAGAGCTTCCGCGCGATGCTGAAGAATCTGGGACCTGAACGCATGCAGCCCATGGTCGCGGGCAAGGTCGAAATAAGCCGGCCCGACGCCGCGCTGGCCGACCCTTTCGGCGGTGATGACGCGCCCGGGCGAACCGAGACAACCGGCTCGCTCGCCAGCCGTTGA
- a CDS encoding DsbA family protein produces MNRRVIVVLTGVFALAIFSGATLFHRNEQTKRAQAVAASRAEALVRDHSPVIGPASAPVTIVEFFDPSCEACRAFYPPLKQILALFPNDARLVIRYAAFHEGSDAAVKILEAARLQGKFEPVLAALLEFQPEWADHDKPDLEKAWARAKDAGLDIEMGKRDVARPEFQMTLDKDGADAKALEVSRTPTFFVNGQPLTEFGPRPLYELVKREVEKARK; encoded by the coding sequence ATGAACCGCCGTGTGATCGTTGTCCTCACCGGCGTCTTCGCCCTCGCGATCTTCTCCGGCGCCACCCTCTTCCATCGGAACGAACAGACCAAACGGGCTCAAGCCGTTGCGGCCTCGCGCGCCGAGGCGCTCGTCCGCGATCATTCGCCCGTCATCGGCCCTGCGAGTGCTCCGGTCACAATCGTCGAGTTCTTCGATCCGTCCTGCGAGGCCTGCCGCGCCTTCTATCCGCCGCTCAAGCAGATCCTGGCCCTGTTCCCGAACGATGCGCGGCTTGTGATCCGGTACGCGGCGTTCCACGAGGGGTCGGACGCCGCGGTCAAGATCCTCGAAGCGGCTCGGCTTCAGGGCAAGTTCGAGCCCGTCCTCGCAGCGCTTCTGGAGTTCCAGCCGGAATGGGCGGACCACGACAAGCCCGACCTAGAGAAGGCCTGGGCGCGTGCGAAGGACGCTGGTCTCGACATCGAGATGGGCAAGCGAGACGTGGCCCGGCCGGAATTCCAGATGACTCTGGATAAGGATGGGGCGGACGCAAAAGCGCTCGAGGTGAGCAGAACGCCGACCTTCTTCGTGAACGGGCAGCCCCTCACAGAATTCGGTCCGCGCCCACTTTACGAGTTGGTCAAGCGCGAGGTCGAAAAGGCGCGCAAATAG